CTTGTCAACAAATCTCCCTTCAAGAAGTTTTTCACTTGAGTTGTGTCTCTGGTTAGGCTCAGTAGTAATGCAAGGGTCTACAGCTCCAAATTCACCCTCTGTCTCAGTGCTTCCACACATAGCAATTTTTCTGATGGACCTTGAGGAAGCTGATGGATGCAGAAAGCCTTTCTCTTCTTCAGGAGAGTCCTCCATTGGTGTAGGATCATGTTTTGTGGGCTCTTCCTGGTCATGAGAAAAGGACATTTTGTCTTTCCGATTGCTTTTCAACATGCAGCCATCCAGAACTGGGGCAGGAAGGATATTGTCCACATAGTCCTGGCACTTAGTCCCAATAGGGACAGACAGCTTGGTCCCGATGGTAAAAGGCTGGATTTTCTTCATTCTCTGTTCTGATACTGTTTCTTCTTTGTCTCTAGATTGGCCTTATGAGGAACAATAGCAAGCAAAGTCTCAAAAAGCAGTTAACTACACATTGTCAAGAAAACTCCAACAAAAAGTATCTTTCCATATGTGACAGAAAGCTAATGATTGCTCCTGTAGTTGCACTGTAGAGATGCATTGTAAAAAGACATATCAGATACAGTGCAGAAAGCACGGCTGTTAGTGAGCCAGGCAACAGCACGTAGAAGGAAATTTGCAAAAAAGGGAGTGTAACTGGTGCAAATCCTGAGTTGactgagaggaaaaaagaggaaagagagaagaaaggaggacAAAGAAGGAGGGAGTTAAAGCAAAGTGAGGTCATCACTTTCAGTTATGTCCTGGGTtgagcagagggagagagagctgtaaACTTGggctgtaaaaaataaaatgctgtgtacataagcataaaataaaaaagaactctctgaggtcCCGCTCTtttgagtggacagtgaggttacacttttacagaaaacatatatGTTCACTTTCCTGagcattttttacttttttacttttctccTGCTCATCTCACAGCACTTTTCTGGATATTTGTTACCTATCATGAGTATTCAGAACCTAATTATTTAAAAGCTTCAGTTGCTTCTACATGCAAGAAAAGTGATATTCTTCAGAAAATATACTGTGACTTACCAAACGTCTGCTCACTCTTTGACATTAGAACAGTTGCATTGGCACTAGTAGGGACATTGCTGGAACATtactgtgaagatttgatttaATTTAGCCATACGAGcatagtgaggtcaggtactaatACTGGAAGATTAGTAAGGAGACGTGTTTAGATGCATTGTATCATTTCTGCTACAGCACTATTACCTAAATATTTACAGAGCAGCAACAGGGAAAACTGCACATTCTGGCTGTGGCCTCCTTCTGATTGGAACCAGGTGTCCAGTGCAATGTGTGTTGGAACAGGCTACTGTAACTTACTCTGTTTTTCATCATAGTACAAAATAAAGTGATGGTTCTTAAACTCCTTAAATATAACAAGTTCCTGAAAATGACTTATTCTGAATGACTTATAAGtaaattgtttttcagttaCATCTCTGTAGCACCAATAGTTTCTACAGTTTGAAGCAAagattactattattactattatctATCTCTTGTTTGTTATTCCAGATACACAGGAAACACAGAGGAACAAGATGCACTTTAACCTACACTATACTAAAATATCATAATTCCTTAGTGTTTATAttagggggagagagagagagagagagagagagagagagagaaagagagaaagaattcCTTTAAGATGGCTCATCCTCTGTCTTGTCTCTTCCTGGCTGCTGTTGAAAAAGAGTGTGAACAAAGGAGCTGTGCCTGAAAGGAGAATGCagcaatatgttaaaataattaaatactaCTGGTATCCTTTCCATGTCATGAAGCTTTTTGATAAGTAAAACTTTACTTGGCAAGTATAAAACCCTTTCTGAATTTTATTCCGCTGTTATTCCAATGTTAGCAATAGTAAGTATATTCTGGGTTTGTGGTTTAGAAAGGACTACTTCATATTAACAGTCTTATGCATTTCATTGCTGTGCTGGAATAGTAGTTTAAGATCGATTACAACAAAGAATAAGTTGTCCTCATAATATCAGTTGCATTGAAATTATCCTAATTTGAAGTGATaaggaaaaaatctaaacaaatactgttaaaaactgctgttttaaactgtATTCTACAGAGGCCCAGAATGAACATGAGGGTTTTTTCTATGATGGatataaaaaaaacctttttttattaattaatacatCTTAGAATAGTCACCTCAAGATAAAAAATTTTACTCATTAGAAAACTTTATCATGGCAAGGAAACCAGGAATAATTACCCTGAAATAATGAATCTGAGGGAAAAAATCTTGAGATTTAGGGAAACTTTAAGTGCATTACCCTGTAAATGGCAGCAATATGCCATATAGATACCTACGTGAAGCTGCATCCCTCAcctcctgtggtcagaaatggaACAAAAACTCAGTCCCCAAGCAACGTATAAAGCGCACAAATATTTGTGTGTGCTGGCTTATGctgttaaaataattatttgtgcTCTTTTAATTCTTAATTATTGGATAAAGTTTTTTTGTCACAAGCAATGACATCATTTACCACATGACTGACACTGAGTGGCCGGTATCCATGATTACAACAAAGTTTCCTggcttttatttaattatagccTCATAATTGCACCAAGTAGAAGTCCAGAGCTGACTAAGAGTGATTATTAAAAACGAATTTGCCATTTAATAAACAGTTTCAAAACAAATCAAGGGTTGTTGTGAGATTGCACAGTTTAAGgaataaaacattaatgttGGTCCTTCGGTGTATCATGTGTGCTCCTGTTAATTTGTGGCTTGTTAACATGCTCACCAAATATCAACGATAAATTTACTGGAACCACCAAGAACACAACAGATTTTAAAAGCAACCAATGTGGGCTTTATTCTAATAACAGCTCTGGAATTTTGTGGATATTCTATTGTGGTAACTTGTTCAGTCTCAAAGAATTTCcattacaaacaaacaaacaaataaaagattATACTTCAATTTAAATTTATAACCATACAAAATTTCAAAGGTTTGCTCCAAGTAATTTTTAAGTTATGATTCTTTGAAGCTTGCCCAACTCAAAGACTAAACTGAGCTAgaatgttaaatattaaaaaagaaacataaataaataatactaccTTTAATAAAATGGTGCCGAGCTTCTGGAGCATTATAAAGCTTATTTAGAAAAGCtgtatttgatttttattgtgCACCTTAGTCAAAAAtgtaatcattaaaaaaaagataaaaccgTTAAGGAGTATCTAATTATCATTTCGCATGCATGAGTTTTTTTATCCATCATGGAAAAACCCATGTCATCCCCCCAATGTCCCTTCAGGGACTTAGTATTCCACCTTGTGGTATGTCTAATTCTTATGCCAGCCCAGTGACCACGCAGTGGCAGAGAACGTGTAGACAGCGGAATTACCGCTCTGCAAAGTCTTCCGGGTTTCTCatacgctagagggcgctcccgagcgagtccaaaattaTATGGAGCATTTAAGCAAAAATCATAGTttatgcttaaacatttttaatgtaaaataatctttttaacaaatttttgaataacataaacatattaacagcgctgttatatttttaaaaattttaaaggTTTCGAATTCGAGCcacaggagtttaaaacggcgcctcatgcTCATGACGTCAGAGAGCGCGAACAACCAAtcagctgctccgctcgccagccaatcagctctcagtagcagtaatgcccgcCTTCTGCTGCCCATAAACCCGGTATAAAGGTATATATAACCTAACTAAGTAAGTCTTTGCTTTTTAGtgaatacatccttctacttgcCCAAAAACGTTCAAGGCGAGTGATTGTGGGTTTAGACAAAGCATTAATGTCATGAAGTTATTTTGAGAAGTGACGGCCTatttcaaaggcaaaaaaaagaaaagaatcaaCAGAATAAGTTAatttattcagattttatttgtagttctaacatattcagtgtgtttttttactcacttctttctctcccacaaCGTCATTCCTTAATTCTACAGCTTTAAATACACGCAAACGGACCATTATGCAAATTAGGTGATGACCTAGCCAATAGCAGCCAATAGCTGCTTTCCTTACTGAAGAGTTGGCAGCACTGGTTGAGCATATTATGCAGTCCACATGGGAACGACTACGAAGCTGTGATGAGCTGTGCTAACGTGATACGTTAATTTCAGCCACATTCTACTGTAAGTCCACCTGGGGGTTAATACTCCCTTAGGCTACATGTGCACGTTTAAGaaagttatattttattatagatATGTGGAACTGTAAGTTTGCATACTTTGTTTTAAGTGTGACACCTACAGGCCTCTCATAAGCACCGACCTCTGACTGAGAATTACGCCGAAATGGTCGCACGGTCTGGGCTGTACCTAGAATTCTGAGCTAAGCTAACTGGAAAGCTGTAGCTACTTTAGCAACTGTCTCTAATTATTTACACACTGTatgtggctgtttcagtaatgacaaaaTAATGGTTAAACACTATCATATGCAGTTAGTTATGTGCATTTACTAGTATAAATAGTAGTTTGTTATATTTTTCGTTGGCTAACGGTCTTGGCTAGTTGGCTAGCTACATCGCGGGGCTCTTGGCTAGCTATTAAGCAAACAAAGTTAGCCTTGTTTAGCTAACTAAAGTTATCTGAGATACACGTGGTAGATTATGTCTTGTACCCCAAATATTAActctatttattttgttttccaaGCTTCCTAGTACGATGGCTGCCAGGAATAAACAAACCGGTCTGAAACAACGTTTGAGTCGCAGTGATGCAGGCCACGGTCAGACCATTAAAAAGGTCAATAAAACTCGTGCCATAACAAAAGCGATGCCCATGTTGGAAGAAAACAGGTCTGCCGTCGAAGAGGATGCCGTGGAAATGGAGAGAAACTTTGCGTTATTCAATAAAAGAAATGTAATGCTAGCGCCAGAAGACGGGAAGGGTGAAGAGGAAAGGAATCCTGGGGCTTCGGACGATGAACATgttgaggaggaggaggatgtgaAAGAAGAACGGTACATGAAGAGTAGTGGTGATATGAGTGGGTCAGATGATGATTCTTATTACTATGCAACAGACTCCAGACCATCGGAGGATAACGGTGTCGCTGCGAAGTTGCACACAAGTGATGAGTTACAAAGAGGTAATGAAGAGATTTTACAGAAATCTAGTACTAGCTGTTTCATTCACGTAGACATGtggaaattatatatttatcaatgcattttttaaacagGACTGTCAACACTGTCTTTTGAGGAGATTATAAGACTGCAAAACAAAGTGGGGACTAAGGCATATAATAAGATTGCTTACGGGACAATGCATAACAAACAGACTGCAGAACCTGTGAAACGACTGAACAAACACAGGTTATAAGGATCCTTATTTACCTGCATGATCTTTTAACAACGATAAAAAATCTGCCCTTTTGTCTTCACGTCAGTTCCTTGTGTTTTCACAGACCCGATGAGATTTCTGCTAAAAAATCGGTTCCTTTTCTCAGAAAAGTTGTGCCCGTTAAGAAAActgtaagtaaaaaaaaaaaaagtactctAGTGTGACTAAACATGCAGAGACTGTTTTAGATTCTGTGTTATATGCATTTTCCAGATCTTAAGGGATCCTCGTTTTGATGACCTATCTGGTGACTTCAGACCGGAAGTGTTCAAGCAGACCTACAAATTCATTGATGAAATCAGACAACGAGAAGCACAGGTTTACTTAAGATCTTGAAAGACTGGCTAATTTCTGTCCCCTGTTATTCTTGGGTCTATGTTGCTCTTATTCAAATCCTATTAATCTCTTTCAGACGGTGATGAAAAAGCTGAAGAAAGTAAAATCAAATACTAAAAGAGAAAAATTGAAATCGTTGCTTAAGAGAATGGTAAGAATGAATGCTCTGTCAAAAATGCACTTTACATGTTGTGATGAATCGGaagaatgtatgtgtgtttggtgtgtatgTTTTACAGGAGAACCAAGAACGTGCCCAGAAAAAACAGGAGCAACAGAGGGAGAAGGAACTTCAATTTAAGAGGAAACAGAGAGAACTAGTAGGACAAGGACACAGACCTTTTTACTTGAAGAAATGTAAGTCTGGTCATGGCAAACTATTCTCTTAATTTTGTGTGGTGAtgcatattttttgtatttattggccagtgactttttttttttttatgaaaacttTAGGGATGGctcaaatcattttaaatattctaTTGCTTGTTAGTTATGTTGACATATGGTTCTTTGGTTCTTACTTACTATTTGGGATCTTCTTTCAAGCCACAAAAATCTGCCTAAACtgtaacacatacacacaaatacacacacacacacacacaaacacacacacgtttttaaGCCGCTTCTGCCCTAGGGTCACACGGgtgggggatgctggagcctatcccagcggtcattgggtggaacaCACATACAACAAATCTCAAATAATTGTCAAATGGTTGTTGTTaatattcaattcaactttgtcattatagTGAAAGTtatacagtataacgaaacactatcgggctacttttccTGTGCAGTAATAAGAGATaaatagcaaacagtgcaaagacaaaagacgaGACAAAATGCGCATAGTCAGTAAATACAAGTATCGAACGTAGACAAAATGTCCATAGGCAAAGGTTATAACAGGTAtattggacgtatagacagtatgtgcatagtcagatattcaagtgcaTCAGATATATAGGCAGAAATGTGCatggtgaattgcagtacagtaaatgcagaggTACTAGTGGTGtaaaaagagatgtaaacagtgatctgtatataaagtgtacagtgcaggtagagagtagcagcataatgttcagggAACATCTTAAGCAAAgagttacagtataaatatactTGAAATAAGGCTTagtcagagatgaagtgcacagcatatAGTCCTCTGAGCttgtggagctcagtgtgtagtgtgctgcgTGATCAGGCTGATCAGTAACAGATCAATGCTGCCAgtgtgaccagtttgacagctcgggatagaaactgttcttgaGCCTGGTGGTTCTCTAGCTCAGATGTTCCGGTACCTCTTTTCGGAGGGCAGAGGTTGGAACAAGGGGTGGCTGGCATGTGTGGGGTCCGAGGATATGTTGATGGCTTTCCCCTTACATCGCTTGTCATATATGTTCTCTATGGTTGGGAGGACAGCTGTGGTGATGTGTAGAGCAGTTTtgaccatcctctgcagggccttGCGTTCAGCAGTAGTAGTGCTGCTGTACCAGACGGAGATGCAGTTGGTCAAGGtgctctccactgtggctctgtagaaGTTGGAGAGGAGCTGTTGTGTCAGGTTACTTACTTGATCCTTAGTTGAAGTAGAGGCTGATACTGATActaatcatttttaatataatcaaatattaGAACAGAGAATAAAGGATTGAGAAGAGTAGTAAACGtttaaatgaaagtgaaagtaaaactcgaacaaaaacaagcaaataaagtCATAAATATAAACTAGTAAGTTATCAAATGAAGCGTCTAATGATGTtgtgttagcagcagttcaaaaagatgagGTGGCAATGAATCCTGTGCTAACTTTCGCCCTCCTAGTGGCAGTATTGTGTGATGGCgagagtcctaactagtgggtggaattcaGTACATCTAAATCAGGGGGACTgataaaactaaaattaaatgaaacagttgCTGGCTTGAGTGAAGGTGGTTAGCAATTAAAGGTTTAAAATGGTGACACCAGCCTGCAGAGCTTTAGAGTAAAACATTTCCAGCTGACTGGTGCATTCTAGCTAAAAGCGTTTAATGAACTGTGAAAACCTGCTATCAGCTCTTGACGGaatttgtatgtgtatataagtTTTATGTAATTAGAAATAACCCTATTTAACAGCGACATGTTGGTAACGTGTACATTAGCGCCAACAGCTTCTCTGCCTTGACAAAAATGCTGCTGAATGTTGTTTTACACCtgaatttctcaagtcatttttcTCATACACGTGTTCAAGCTTAAATTTCTGAGCATCAGACTCTGCTGGAGTTTAGGAAATGTTAGTCATTCATGTGGTAGCAGTGGTTAAACCGTGGATTTCTTGGCTTGGTTGAATCAATACAAGACCTTGCTGCTGTCTCATACTGCTGACCAACAGAGGCGCACCACAAGTGGGGCTGGTGGATATGctattctaataataataataataataataataatacattttatttagtaatggcgcctttcaaagcactcaaggacaccttacaacggttaaaagaagaatggtagagtataaaagaggataaaaaacaaataaacagataaacaaatcaacatacaTTCAAATACTTTCAACCAGACgagaaacaagacaaacagagaaaagtgaagatgaggaatcAGGAGTATACAAGTGTGAATAGATGGGTTTTAAGCCGAGATTTGAAGGTAGTTAGACAATCAATATTGCGAATTTGGGTAGGAAGGGTGTTCCAGAGAGATGGGGCAGA
This Pygocentrus nattereri isolate fPygNat1 chromosome 15, fPygNat1.pri, whole genome shotgun sequence DNA region includes the following protein-coding sequences:
- the rrp36 gene encoding ribosomal RNA processing protein 36 homolog, yielding MAARNKQTGLKQRLSRSDAGHGQTIKKVNKTRAITKAMPMLEENRSAVEEDAVEMERNFALFNKRNVMLAPEDGKGEEERNPGASDDEHVEEEEDVKEERYMKSSGDMSGSDDDSYYYATDSRPSEDNGVAAKLHTSDELQRGLSTLSFEEIIRLQNKVGTKAYNKIAYGTMHNKQTAEPVKRLNKHRPDEISAKKSVPFLRKVVPVKKTILRDPRFDDLSGDFRPEVFKQTYKFIDEIRQREAQTVMKKLKKVKSNTKREKLKSLLKRMENQERAQKKQEQQREKELQFKRKQRELVGQGHRPFYLKKSDKKKLELGEKYNELKKSGKLENFLSKKRKRNAIKDRRKLPYQHKKN